From a region of the Leptospira venezuelensis genome:
- a CDS encoding pentapeptide repeat-containing protein has translation MSVMDFNRYKEINDQRLNYREMEDATVVSNYRNVGCGDGYRIYLKIDENRKVTDASYTTTGCGFGIVALAMATEIAKGKTIDELKNVTTDDVEKQFEFPERRKNYPESAVAALQQAIHDYETGAGVPKERRITAAKAKEILAETGSLKGQDLSSIILEKEDLHGVDFSGANLNNAFLTNCNFAGANFEGARLRGAFLNGADLTGANLKGADLRWAKLAGAKIEGADFTDAVYDIGTRVDQRQIHIFSSMKKEGKDIYMEKHEAG, from the coding sequence ATGTCAGTAATGGATTTTAACAGATACAAAGAGATCAACGATCAAAGGCTCAACTATAGAGAAATGGAAGACGCAACCGTTGTTTCCAACTATAGAAACGTGGGTTGTGGAGATGGGTATCGTATCTATCTCAAAATAGATGAGAACAGAAAAGTAACAGACGCAAGTTATACTACCACTGGTTGTGGGTTCGGGATCGTGGCACTTGCAATGGCAACTGAGATTGCTAAGGGTAAAACCATAGACGAACTCAAAAATGTCACTACTGACGATGTAGAAAAACAATTCGAGTTTCCTGAACGTCGTAAAAATTATCCTGAGTCAGCAGTAGCAGCTCTCCAACAAGCGATCCATGATTATGAAACTGGAGCAGGAGTTCCAAAAGAAAGAAGGATCACCGCAGCCAAAGCAAAAGAGATCCTTGCTGAAACCGGAAGTCTAAAAGGTCAGGACCTTTCTTCTATCATATTAGAAAAAGAAGATTTACATGGAGTGGATTTCTCCGGAGCAAATTTAAACAACGCATTCTTAACCAATTGTAATTTTGCAGGAGCCAATTTCGAAGGTGCAAGACTTCGTGGTGCATTCTTAAATGGAGCCGACCTAACAGGTGCCAATCTAAAAGGTGCAGATTTACGTTGGGCAAAACTTGCAGGAGCCAAAATAGAAGGCGCGGACTTTACAGACGCAGTATATGATATCGGCACTAGAGTTGATCAAAGACAAATTCATATTTTCTCTTCCATGAAGAAGGAAGGAAAAGATATTTATATGGAGAAACATGAAGCCGGGTGA
- the rpmE gene encoding 50S ribosomal protein L31 yields the protein MKTDIHPKYADAKIRCACGAVYETRTTVGDIHVEICSNCHPYFTGKSKILDTTGRVDKFKKKYKIS from the coding sequence ATGAAAACAGACATCCATCCTAAATACGCTGACGCTAAAATTCGCTGCGCTTGTGGTGCGGTTTACGAGACTCGTACTACCGTTGGAGATATCCACGTGGAAATTTGCTCCAACTGTCACCCATACTTCACCGGAAAATCCAAAATCCTGGATACAACTGGTCGAGTAGACAAGTTCAAGAAAAAATACAAAATTTCCTAA
- the rho gene encoding transcription termination factor Rho has protein sequence MANPRRDSKPRNNYQNNNNDAQNDNNEEEPNLPEDDPETAEIRSRKRRRGSYEGPTPAPIDLVALKKTSIAELIEVAKNLGVENTGGLKKQNLIFAILQAQAEREGQVHAAGVMERLPDGYGFLRSPDYNYVPGPDDIYVSPSQIKLFGLRTGDTVEGQIRPPKESERFFAMLRVETVNGYTPDVASKRALFDNLTPLYPNERLRMEHDPSQLDTRIVDLMCPIGKGQRALIVAPPRTGKTILMQNVANAITSNHPEVTLIVLLIDERPEEVTDMARNVRGEVVSSTFDEPATRHVQVAEMVIEKAKRLVEHGRDVVILLDSITRLARAYNQVIPTSGKILSGGVDSNALHKPKRFFGAARNIEEGGSLTIIATALVDTGSKMDEVIFEEFKGTGNMEIHLDRKLSDKRIFPAIDINKSGTRKEELLLPKETLQKVFVLRKVLSPMSITESMELLLEKMRQSKTNETFLGSMNA, from the coding sequence ATGGCTAACCCAAGACGAGACTCCAAGCCCCGAAACAACTATCAAAACAACAATAACGACGCACAAAACGATAATAACGAAGAAGAACCGAATTTACCGGAAGATGATCCGGAAACGGCTGAGATTCGTTCCAGGAAAAGACGTCGTGGTTCCTACGAGGGACCTACACCTGCTCCTATTGATTTAGTAGCACTTAAAAAAACATCCATAGCAGAACTGATCGAAGTCGCTAAGAACCTTGGCGTAGAGAATACAGGCGGACTAAAAAAGCAAAACTTAATATTCGCCATTCTACAAGCCCAAGCGGAGAGAGAAGGACAGGTCCATGCTGCAGGGGTAATGGAAAGATTACCTGATGGATATGGTTTCTTAAGATCTCCTGATTATAACTACGTTCCAGGTCCGGATGATATTTATGTATCTCCTTCTCAGATCAAATTATTTGGTCTAAGAACGGGAGACACGGTCGAAGGACAGATCCGTCCTCCAAAGGAATCCGAAAGATTCTTCGCAATGCTCCGTGTGGAAACCGTAAACGGATACACACCGGATGTAGCAAGCAAACGTGCGTTATTCGACAACTTAACTCCACTTTATCCGAACGAAAGATTGAGAATGGAACATGATCCTTCTCAACTAGACACAAGGATCGTAGATCTAATGTGTCCTATCGGCAAAGGACAAAGAGCACTAATTGTTGCGCCACCTAGAACAGGTAAAACAATCCTGATGCAGAACGTGGCAAACGCGATTACTAGCAACCACCCAGAAGTTACCCTAATCGTACTACTTATTGATGAGCGTCCGGAAGAAGTAACCGACATGGCAAGAAACGTTCGCGGAGAAGTGGTATCTTCTACATTCGACGAACCTGCTACCCGCCACGTGCAAGTTGCTGAGATGGTGATCGAAAAGGCAAAAAGACTCGTGGAACATGGAAGAGATGTGGTCATTCTACTCGACTCCATTACCCGTCTGGCCCGCGCTTATAACCAAGTAATTCCTACTTCCGGAAAAATACTCTCGGGCGGTGTGGACTCAAACGCACTTCACAAACCGAAAAGATTCTTTGGGGCCGCAAGAAATATCGAAGAGGGTGGGTCACTTACCATCATCGCGACTGCGCTTGTGGATACCGGGTCCAAAATGGATGAGGTGATCTTCGAGGAATTCAAGGGAACTGGTAATATGGAAATCCACCTGGATCGGAAGTTATCCGATAAGAGGATTTTCCCGGCAATTGACATCAATAAGTCCGGAACCAGGAAGGAAGAGCTACTTCTACCTAAGGAAACCCTCCAGAAGGTCTTTGTACTCCGAAAAGTACTTTCTCCCATGAGCATCACAGAAAGCATGGAATTATTACTCGAGAAGATGAGACAGTCTAAGACTAACGAGACCTTCTTGGGCAGCATGAACGCCTAA
- a CDS encoding PAS domain-containing protein, translated as MRIEVLYKFFLYSPASHLPVWEEGTGLLGLLPKERVLMELADLSASEREFERIPEDFLIREIPETVLAFFQKQRTIPVLGPLGEKLEDWDKPRFLAELSRSSWMAKETEKPKVSPQKSEEEKAKQSQWFMEVLLQNFPDGLIATDLDGHTVFYNETFEKDILVKKWFRDSILQAEKLLKEMSKDLLGNYLKNHELRLEEGRLSVQTFLPDLDSIVRVSILKQKGKPLGYLYHFSPASAKLNSQDGEGMEFPSVTEAFNQKLPLETMLKEVEGSYIYHTLKRNQENVSHAALDLGVPRTTLQNRIKFLDLTSKFKLNKDQPIPRKKTGKQSPPKKAAQQTNKPAVLEAKLKTASKKKAVSSKKKSASKKRTKQK; from the coding sequence ATGAGAATCGAAGTTTTATATAAATTTTTTCTCTATAGCCCTGCCAGTCATTTACCTGTTTGGGAAGAAGGAACAGGCTTACTCGGATTACTCCCCAAAGAAAGAGTTCTAATGGAACTCGCAGATCTAAGCGCTTCCGAAAGGGAATTCGAAAGAATTCCGGAAGATTTCTTGATCCGAGAAATTCCAGAAACCGTTCTAGCATTTTTTCAAAAACAAAGAACCATACCTGTATTAGGTCCTTTGGGAGAAAAATTAGAAGATTGGGACAAACCTAGGTTTCTCGCAGAACTTAGCAGATCTTCTTGGATGGCTAAGGAGACAGAAAAACCAAAGGTTTCTCCTCAAAAATCCGAAGAAGAAAAAGCAAAACAAAGCCAATGGTTTATGGAAGTACTTCTCCAAAACTTTCCAGATGGATTAATTGCTACAGATCTGGATGGACATACAGTATTCTATAACGAGACATTCGAAAAAGATATACTGGTCAAAAAATGGTTTAGGGATAGCATTCTTCAGGCAGAAAAACTATTAAAAGAAATGTCCAAGGACCTACTTGGAAATTATCTAAAAAACCACGAACTCAGATTAGAGGAAGGAAGACTTTCCGTTCAGACATTTCTTCCCGACTTGGACTCTATCGTAAGGGTTTCCATCCTAAAACAAAAAGGAAAGCCTCTAGGCTATCTGTATCACTTCTCCCCGGCTTCTGCCAAACTAAATAGCCAAGATGGAGAAGGAATGGAATTCCCATCTGTCACCGAAGCGTTCAATCAAAAACTTCCACTCGAGACAATGTTAAAAGAAGTGGAAGGAAGTTATATTTATCATACACTTAAAAGAAACCAAGAGAATGTTTCCCATGCTGCCTTAGATCTGGGAGTGCCAAGAACCACTCTGCAAAATAGAATTAAGTTTTTGGATCTAACCAGTAAGTTTAAATTGAATAAGGACCAGCCGATTCCTAGAAAGAAAACAGGCAAACAGAGTCCTCCTAAAAAGGCAGCTCAGCAAACAAACAAACCTGCGGTTCTAGAAGCCAAACTGAAAACTGCCTCTAAAAAAAAGGCCGTAAGTTCTAAGAAAAAATCCGCGTCTAAAAAAAGGACAAAGCAAAAATAA
- a CDS encoding PROCN domain protein, which produces MDLPTPAEIMSLRVKGGRFWKWLLVFSLIAVTILAGRIYSSQSTQGFRERKKSVDSKVRILREIGNSFESSELRKDLQKIENYSADLNSASKAGSVQEKSDSLALLERALPESMKRWSEFAETSSDKLLQHVAKESRFLKMETEEHHPLSAKEEERANDYFRMAREEWLSGNKFRRDGNHLYALVLYKRSLKYSLSSLKVSKLPYPEEYKKAADRLIKN; this is translated from the coding sequence ATGGATCTTCCTACTCCAGCCGAAATCATGTCCCTTAGAGTGAAGGGAGGCCGATTTTGGAAATGGTTGCTAGTATTTTCGCTGATCGCGGTAACAATACTGGCAGGAAGGATTTATTCTTCTCAGTCTACACAAGGATTTCGAGAAAGAAAAAAATCAGTAGATTCAAAAGTTAGGATCCTAAGAGAGATCGGGAATTCATTCGAATCCTCGGAACTTAGAAAAGATCTTCAAAAAATTGAAAATTATTCTGCAGACCTAAACTCCGCCTCAAAAGCAGGGAGTGTTCAAGAAAAATCTGACAGCCTAGCGTTACTCGAAAGAGCGCTTCCTGAATCGATGAAACGTTGGTCAGAATTCGCGGAAACTTCTTCGGATAAATTACTTCAGCATGTTGCAAAAGAGTCTCGCTTCTTAAAAATGGAGACAGAGGAACATCATCCTTTATCTGCAAAAGAAGAAGAAAGAGCAAATGATTATTTCAGAATGGCAAGAGAAGAATGGCTTTCAGGGAACAAATTTCGCAGAGACGGAAATCATCTTTACGCATTAGTGCTATATAAAAGATCCTTAAAATACTCTTTATCCAGCTTAAAAGTATCCAAACTTCCTTATCCGGAAGAATACAAAAAAGCCGCAGACCGCCTTATAAAAAACTAG
- a CDS encoding adhesin OmpL37 family surface protein encodes MGSKYTRILLFIFAAAPIFFTDRTYAVSPDQTNLAILIDENKINIKFINICVSNLAPPLEEGGGPKSQAGVATAAENAQSGQTTTASGQTELFKKLNTIDNYRSFKKANQADFNGNMWYFQSNYSLSYKNLKSAQGEMKDIFQVVHENYIKTARILLEAASPMIIRSNDKIAQHLLKLGFRDLKSSEDNFTSAYNSSPYQFRVKLVLFGEGIKVARRARRFALLAMIAAKTPNDDKREFQFVNLDEVRNIAEKENISDYDRIRNTLIDYIDNELLSPKIAPPGEGKDNPVDLLEVHDDNYSFITNGRVSFLEKSNEEIRVDDIKAKETLPPVPTQGGTN; translated from the coding sequence ATGGGTTCGAAATATACACGCATTCTTCTTTTTATATTCGCTGCGGCGCCGATTTTTTTCACGGATAGGACTTACGCTGTTTCTCCGGACCAGACAAACCTCGCGATCCTGATAGATGAGAATAAGATAAATATAAAGTTCATCAATATCTGCGTGAGTAATCTTGCACCACCATTGGAAGAGGGTGGAGGACCTAAGTCTCAGGCAGGAGTGGCGACTGCTGCGGAAAATGCTCAGTCGGGGCAAACCACAACTGCAAGCGGACAGACGGAACTTTTCAAAAAACTGAATACTATAGACAATTACAGATCATTCAAGAAGGCAAACCAAGCCGACTTCAACGGAAATATGTGGTATTTCCAAAGTAATTACAGTTTGTCTTATAAAAACTTGAAATCCGCGCAAGGGGAGATGAAAGATATCTTCCAAGTGGTTCACGAAAATTATATCAAAACTGCTCGTATCCTTTTAGAAGCAGCATCTCCGATGATCATTCGTTCTAACGATAAAATTGCACAACATTTATTGAAACTCGGATTTAGAGATCTAAAATCTTCAGAAGATAATTTTACAAGCGCTTATAATTCTTCTCCTTATCAATTCAGAGTGAAACTTGTACTTTTTGGAGAAGGGATCAAGGTGGCAAGAAGAGCCAGAAGATTTGCACTTCTTGCGATGATTGCAGCTAAGACTCCTAACGACGATAAACGTGAGTTCCAATTTGTGAACTTGGACGAAGTGCGAAACATCGCAGAGAAGGAAAATATTTCCGACTATGATCGTATCAGAAACACTCTCATTGATTATATAGACAACGAATTACTTTCTCCAAAAATTGCTCCTCCGGGAGAAGGAAAAGATAATCCAGTGGATCTACTCGAAGTTCATGATGATAATTATAGTTTTATCACGAACGGAAGGGTTTCTTTTTTAGAAAAAAGTAATGAAGAGATCCGAGTAGACGATATTAAAGCGAAAGAGACTTTACCTCCTGTTCCTACACAAGGTGGAACCAACTAA
- a CDS encoding LL-diaminopimelate aminotransferase has protein sequence MANINENYLKLKAGYLFPEIARRVKVYSEKHPNSKIIRLGIGDVTLPLAPAVVDALVSSSKEMGTPEGFHGYGPEQGYSFLLKAIADNDYAPLGVKLDESEIFVSDGSKCDCGNIQEIFSQDAKIAIGDPVYPVYVDTNVMAGRTGEAGPDGRYANLIYMPSTKENGFQPDFPKERPDLIYLCFPNNPTGTVASKESLKAWVEYAKKNNSIILYDSAYEAFISEPGVPRSIYEVEGAREVAIEFRSFSKTAGFTGLRCAYIVIPKELKGKTKDGQEVSIGQLWSRRHTTKFNGVSYVTQKAAEAIYSPQGKKEIRASIDTYMSNAKLIREGLIKAGYDVFGGVNAPYIWLKTPNNLSSWDFFDQLLDKAQVVGTPGSGFGPAGEGYFRLSAFGKKDDVIEAIRRISSL, from the coding sequence ATGGCAAATATAAACGAAAATTATCTAAAATTAAAAGCCGGATATCTTTTCCCGGAAATCGCAAGAAGAGTAAAAGTTTATTCGGAAAAACATCCAAACTCAAAGATCATCCGATTAGGAATAGGAGACGTTACTCTTCCATTAGCTCCTGCTGTCGTGGATGCACTTGTTTCTTCTTCCAAAGAAATGGGAACTCCGGAAGGTTTCCACGGATATGGACCTGAACAAGGATATTCTTTCTTACTAAAAGCGATCGCAGATAATGATTATGCTCCTCTTGGTGTAAAACTAGACGAAAGCGAAATTTTCGTATCCGACGGATCCAAATGTGACTGCGGGAATATCCAAGAAATATTCTCTCAGGATGCAAAGATAGCGATCGGAGATCCTGTATATCCGGTGTATGTAGACACTAACGTGATGGCGGGAAGAACCGGAGAAGCTGGTCCTGACGGAAGATATGCTAATCTGATCTATATGCCTTCTACAAAAGAGAACGGGTTCCAGCCTGATTTTCCTAAAGAAAGACCGGATTTAATCTATTTATGTTTTCCTAATAATCCAACCGGAACAGTTGCTTCTAAAGAATCTCTGAAGGCTTGGGTAGAATACGCTAAAAAGAATAATAGTATCATTCTTTATGATTCTGCATATGAGGCATTCATCTCTGAACCTGGAGTTCCAAGATCCATTTACGAGGTAGAAGGAGCAAGAGAGGTCGCGATTGAATTCCGCTCCTTCTCCAAAACTGCAGGATTTACAGGACTTCGTTGTGCTTATATAGTTATCCCTAAAGAATTAAAGGGAAAAACAAAAGACGGCCAGGAAGTTTCGATAGGACAACTTTGGAGCAGAAGACATACCACTAAGTTCAATGGTGTTTCTTATGTGACCCAAAAAGCGGCAGAAGCGATCTATTCTCCTCAAGGTAAAAAAGAGATCCGAGCAAGTATCGATACTTATATGAGTAATGCAAAATTAATCCGAGAAGGATTGATCAAGGCAGGATACGACGTCTTCGGAGGGGTGAACGCACCTTATATCTGGCTCAAAACTCCGAATAATCTTAGCTCTTGGGATTTTTTCGATCAACTTTTGGATAAGGCTCAGGTGGTAGGAACTCCAGGCTCTGGCTTCGGACCTGCGGGAGAAGGTTATTTTAGACTTTCTGCCTTCGGTAAAAAGGACGACGTGATCGAAGCAATCCGCCGTATCAGTTCTTTGTGA
- a CDS encoding DUF2203 domain-containing protein has protein sequence MERKIWTYEEARKILPYVRSITEEFYETVGKVHQELKNGLYQENEQEAREAKVEELLVEWSGKIRELGIEVKGLWLVDFDNGKGYYCWHLGEEDLLFEHGYDVGFAGRKPIQNIDEDYE, from the coding sequence ATGGAACGTAAGATCTGGACATACGAAGAAGCGCGTAAAATTCTGCCCTATGTCAGATCTATCACGGAAGAATTTTACGAAACCGTGGGAAAGGTTCACCAAGAACTGAAAAACGGTTTATACCAAGAGAATGAACAAGAAGCCAGAGAAGCCAAGGTCGAAGAACTGCTGGTGGAATGGTCCGGAAAAATCCGGGAACTTGGGATAGAAGTCAAAGGGCTATGGCTTGTGGACTTTGACAATGGAAAAGGTTATTATTGTTGGCATCTGGGAGAAGAGGATCTTCTTTTCGAACACGGATACGACGTGGGTTTTGCAGGACGCAAACCAATCCAAAACATAGACGAGGATTACGAATAA
- the pyrB gene encoding aspartate carbamoyltransferase yields the protein MAYEHKNILDTDQFSKEDLDFLVERTREMERLVEQNKAFGILEGKLLASLFFEASTRTRLSFEAAMERLGGRVISTVGFQFSSISKGETLYDTMKMVEAYADIAVIRHPVEGSSRIAAGAVKIPVINAGDGAGQHPTQALLDLYTIISEKGKLDGLTLAFIGDLKYGRTIHSLINLLRHYKVHLYLISPPELSLPESYKKGLEGFPITFEESDDIKKVWECDIAYVTRIQEERFPDHREYERLKESFKLNKELILASKKETTVLHPLPRVNELSTDVDDLPNAAYFRQAKYGVVSRMTLLCLSLGVRF from the coding sequence ATGGCATACGAGCATAAGAATATCCTGGATACGGACCAGTTCTCTAAAGAAGATCTGGACTTTTTAGTCGAGAGAACACGAGAAATGGAAAGGCTGGTAGAGCAAAATAAGGCCTTTGGAATTTTAGAAGGAAAACTTCTGGCTTCTCTTTTTTTTGAAGCTTCTACAAGGACCAGACTTTCATTCGAGGCTGCCATGGAAAGGTTGGGGGGAAGGGTAATCTCTACAGTAGGGTTCCAATTTTCTTCCATCTCTAAGGGCGAGACCTTATACGATACCATGAAAATGGTAGAAGCTTATGCCGACATCGCAGTGATTCGCCACCCTGTAGAAGGCTCATCCAGAATTGCAGCAGGTGCAGTTAAGATCCCGGTCATCAATGCGGGAGACGGTGCAGGACAACACCCGACGCAGGCTCTTCTCGATCTATACACAATCATTTCCGAAAAAGGAAAATTAGACGGACTCACTCTTGCATTCATTGGTGATCTAAAATATGGAAGAACAATCCATAGTTTGATTAATCTTCTTAGACATTATAAAGTACATCTTTACTTGATTTCTCCACCTGAACTTTCTCTCCCTGAGTCTTATAAGAAGGGACTTGAAGGATTCCCTATCACTTTCGAAGAATCAGACGATATCAAAAAAGTTTGGGAATGTGATATCGCCTATGTGACTCGCATCCAGGAAGAAAGATTCCCAGATCATAGAGAATATGAAAGATTAAAAGAATCCTTCAAGTTAAACAAAGAATTGATACTCGCATCTAAAAAAGAGACTACAGTGCTTCATCCGCTTCCAAGAGTGAATGAACTTTCTACTGATGTGGATGATCTTCCTAATGCTGCATACTTCCGCCAGGCAAAATACGGAGTTGTAAGTAGAATGACGTTACTCTGCCTTTCACTTGGCGTTCGTTTTTAA